One genomic window of Micropterus dolomieu isolate WLL.071019.BEF.003 ecotype Adirondacks linkage group LG06, ASM2129224v1, whole genome shotgun sequence includes the following:
- the dis3l2 gene encoding DIS3-like exonuclease 2: MDSSRQPKQANLNREPKRSQNQSNTPPQKDAYARLLSQHCSTKFSLYLEQYAKDTLFQKDGNGPSALPKAQSDKLNIPQRKRDKVPNDFSDSSDFSPSSMKGKGEESSLSLYMEKLSTRSTQQDCERKQGLSDRQRRGKRRDTTTSQDGDIESGEELVSLKPIDSKKHQKQQQQQKKNKESKETDSFVGHPQSPKKASTGSGQEPEKMIKSKKKNLSKHPEEERSREGTLKSGVESQMSRPKSPHGKDRKLQQSRASSANSPADKSKNKGGRGSKKQVFESYMTSEEVSHGLKRGELIQGQLRINPKKYHDGFIPSPDDTRDIFLDGIVARNRALNGDIVVVQILPREQWKVVRSDTDCDGASESENQRDNMASTAKKKAQRTPRPDVTVADQCSDQDELINKVQSTTLTDTGEALEDPSTPRSNGEILQKTAKVVYIVEKKHSRAVTGFLKFLPDKPFAMFSPVDHRVPRINVLLADCPEDFSSRPGDYTNTLFICRITNWAADSNFAEGKLAKTLGQAGEIEPETEGILTEYDVDFSEFSDEVLDCLPKNLPWTIPPEEMRKRRDLRKECIFTIDPATARDLDDALSCKRLPDGNFEVGVHIADVSYFVGEDNALDSIASQRATSVYMVQKVIPMLPRLLCEELCSLNPLTDRLTFSVIWNITPEGKILSEWFGRTVIRSCVKLSYDHAQSMIEAPEKMFSTEELPPVDPEHPIDEIHQAVLNLHTIAKNLRAQRFAGGALRLDQLKLSFTLDKETMMPQGCYVYQYRDSNKLVEELMLLANIATAHHIHRKFPELALLRRHPPPKAKMVDELQELCDQLGIDIDLSSAGALHKSLNTTLGDDEYSTARKEVLTHMCSRPMQMALYFCSGVLKQEQFFKHYALNVPLYTHFTSPIRRYADIIVHRLLASSLNCGPNLGLSTEEVQKQASHCNDRKTVSKRVQELSSELFFGVFVKDCGPLDSEAMVMGVLDQSFDVLVLRYGVQKRIYCKSVAGLDSFRHHKVGKKSELTLVWTPEDPEKPPVEQVISIFTLVEVQLKADSAPMKYSAVLKRPEENAS; the protein is encoded by the exons ATGGATTCATCTCGGCAACCGAAGCAGGCTAACCTGAATCGAGAGCCAAAGCGCAGCCAGAATCAGTCAAACACTCCACCTCAGAAAGATGCCTATGCCAGGCTTCTCAGCCAGCACTGCAGCACTAAGTTCAGTCTCTATCTTGAACAATATGCAAAGGACACGTTGTTTCAGAAGGATGGAAATGGGCCAAGCGCACTGCCCAAAGCCCAGAGTGACAAGCTGAACATACCACAGCGAAAAAGGGACAAAGTGCCCAATGATTTCTCTGATTCAAGTGACTTCTCCCCCTCTTCCATGAAAGGTAAAGGAGAGGAGAGTTCACTGTCTTTGTACATGGAGAAACTAAGCACCCGCAGTACTCAGCAGGACTGTGAGAGGAAGCAGGGTTTATCTGACAGGCAGCGACGGGGGAAAAGAAGGGACACCACCACCAGCCAGGATGGAGACATCGAGTCTGGCGAGGAACTAGTCTCTTTAAAACCCATTGACTCAAAGAAACaccagaagcagcagcagcagcaaaagaaaaataaggaaTCTAAAGAGACCGACTCATTTGTTGGACATCCCCAGTCCCCAAAGAAAGCCAGTACAGGAAGTGGACAGGAGCCAGAGAAGATgataaaatcaaagaaaaaaaacctgtcAAAACacccagaggaagagagaagccGAGAAGGGACATTAAAGTCTGGGGTTGAATCTCAGATGTCAAGGCCCAAATCCCCTCATGGTAAAGACAGAAAACTGCAGCAGTCCAGAG CTTCCAGTGCCAATTCTCCTGCCGACAAgagtaagaacaaaggaggCAGAGGATCAAAGAAACAAGTGTTTGAATCCTACATGACATCTGAAGAGGTTTCCCATGGCCTTAAAAGAGGAGAACTCATTCAG GGACAGTTAAGGATCAACCCAAAGAAATACCACGACGGTTTCATCCCATCTCCT GATGACACGCGGGATATATTTCTGGATGGGATTGTAGCTCGCAACAGAGCGCTGAATGGAGATATAGTGGTGGTGCAAATCCTCCCTCGGGAGCAGTGGAAG GTTGTGAGGTCAGATACTGACTGTGATGGCGCCAGTGAGTCAGAGAACCAGAGAGATAACATGGCATCAACAGCAAAGAAAAAGGCACAGCGCACCCCCAGGCCAGATGTTACTGTGGCGGACCAGTGTAGTGACCAGGATGAACTCATCAACAAAGTTCAGAGTACCACCCTCACGGACACAG GGGAAGCTCTGGAGGACCCCTCAACCCCACGATCCAATGGGGAAATACTCCAAAAGACCGCTAAA GTGGTGTACATTGTTGAAAAGAAACACTCAAGAGCTGTTACTGGCTTCCTGAAATTCCTACCAGATAAGCCTTTTGCCATGTTCTCCCCTGTGGACCATCGGGTGCCGCGGATTAACGTCCTCCTCGCTGACTGTCCCGAAGACTTTAGTTCCCGCCCGGGCGACTACACCAACACCTTGTTCATATGTCGGATCACCAACTGGGCAGCCGACAGCAACTTTGCAGAAGG TAAACTTGCCAAGACACTGGGTCAAGCTGGAGAAATCGAACCAGAGACAGAGGGCATCCTGACGGAGTACGACGTTGATTTTTCTGAGTTCTCAGATGAGGTGTTAGACTGCCTACCCAAAAACCTGCCCTGGACCATCCCTCCTGAGGAgatgagaaagaggagagactTGAG GAAGGAGTGTATCTTCACAATCGACCCTGCTACCGCCAGAGACCTGGACGATGCTCTGTCCTGTAAACGGCTCCCTGATG GTAACTTTGAGGTGGGAGTCCACATTGCTGACGTGAGTTATTTTGTGGGGGAGGACAACGCTCTGGATTCCATTGCCAGCCAAAGAGCAACTAGTGTGTACATGGTTCAAAAG GTGATCCCCATGTTGCCCAGGCTGCTGTGCGAGGAGCTGTGCAGTCTGAACCCCCTCACCGACAGACTCACTTTCTCTGTCATTTGGAATATAACACCGGAGGGGAAG ATCCTGAGTGAGTGGTTTGGCCGCACGGTCATCCGCTCCTGCGTGAAGTTGAGTTACGACCATGCTCAGAGCATGATCGAAGCCCCTGAAAAGATGTTCTCAACTGAGGAGCTGCCACCTGTTGACCCCGAGCACCCCATTGATGAGATCCACCAGGCTGTGCTCAACCTGCACACCATTGCCAAGAACCTCCGGGCTCAACGTTTCGCAGGAGGAGCACTCAGACTAGACCAG TTGAAACTGTCTTTCACCCTGGACAAAGAGACCATGATGCCTCAAGGCTGCTATGTTTACCAGTACAGAGACAGTAACAA GTTGGTGGAGGAGTTGATGTTACTGGCTAACATCGCTACGGCCCACCACATCCACCGAAAATTCCCTGAGCTTGCCCTGCTCAGACGCCATCCTCCACCGAAGGCCAAAATGGTGGACGAGCTGCAGGAGCTTTGTGACCAGTTGGGAATTGACATTGATCTGTCGTCTGCGGGAGCGTTGCAT AAGAGTCTCAATACTACTCTTGGTGATGACGAGTATTCCACTGCCAGAAAAGAAGTCCTCACCCACATGTGCTCCAGACCCATGCAG ATGGCGTTGTACTTCTGTTCAGGCGTACTTAAGCAGGAGCAGTTTTTTAAGCACTACGCCCTCAATGTTCCTCTCTACACTCACTTCACATCGCCCATCAGACGCTACGCTGACATCATTGTCCACCGGCTACTGGCTTCTTCACTAA ATTGTGGGCCTAATTTGGGGCTGTCAACAGAAGAAGTCCAAAAACAGGCATCTCACTGTAATGACAGGAAGACTGTGTCCAAGAGAGTCCAGGAGCTCAGCTCTGAGCTCTTCTTTGGAGTGTTTGTGAAG GACTGTGGCCCTCTGGACTCTGAGGCCATGGTGATGGGAGTGCTGGATCAGTCCTTTGATGTGCTGGTTCTCCGATATGGAGTACAGAAACGCATCTACTGCAAG TCTGTTGCAGGCCTGGACTCGTTCCGACATCATAAGGTGGGGAAGAAATCAGAGCTCACTCTGGTCTGGACACCAGAGGACCCAGAGAAACCTCCAGTAGAGCAG GTCATTTCAATCTTCACGTTAGTGGAGGTGCAGCTCAAAGCGGACAGCGCACCCATGAAATACAGCGCAGTGCTCAAGAGGCCTGAGGAGAATGCATCATAA